Proteins from a single region of Punica granatum isolate Tunisia-2019 chromosome 8, ASM765513v2, whole genome shotgun sequence:
- the LOC116189180 gene encoding protein CUP-SHAPED COTYLEDON 2-like, whose translation MEGDGCGTNGTMLPPGFRFHPTDEELLTCYLISKISHPNSTGAAALVDVDLNKCEPWDLPGKAKIGEKEWYFFSHRDRKYPTGVRTNRATKTGYWKTTGKDKEIFNSITSELIGMKKTLVFYRGRAPRGEKTNWVMHEFRLHSKPTFPSAKEEWVICRVFQKSGTPKKCNPSYELGIGALIKNPESFVLGSSSFGGLKTNTTVELGAMIPALKLPQNPTLSNAAASSNFTGSPFDAEMGYVEEPNIANNGQSNGRLGFEHSVDLHTYWTSFLLN comes from the exons ATGGAAGGAGATGGTTGTGGTACTAATGGTACTATGTTGCCTCCCGGGTTTCGGTTTCACCCCACGGACGAGGAGCTTCTGACCTGTTACCTCATCAGCAAGATATCCCATCCCAATTCGACGGGAGCTGCGGCCCTAGTTGATGTCGATCTCAACAAATGCGAGCCATGGGACCTTCCAG GGAAGGCGAAAATCGGAGAAAAGGAGTGGTACTTTTTCAGCCACAGGGATAGGAAGTACCCGACAGGAGTGAGGACAAACCGAGCGACCAAAACCGGTTACTGGAAAACAACCGGGAAGGACAAGGAGATCTTCAACAGCATCACGTCGGAGCTGATCGGGATGAAGAAGACGCTGGTTTTCTACCGAGGGAGAGCTCCACGAGGAGAGAAGACCAACTGGGTCATGCACGAGTTCCGCCTTCATTCCAAGCCCACTTTCCCCTCTGCCAAG GAAGAATGGGTGATCTGCCGTGTCTTCCAGAAGAGCGGTACACCGAAGAAATGCAATCCGAGCTATGAGCTTGGGATTGGAGCACTTATAAAGAATCCAGAGTCGTTCGTTCTTGGAAGCTCCTCATTCGGGGGGCTGAAAACGAATACAACCGTGGAACTGGGGGCTATGATCCCAGCTCTGAAGCTACCACAAAATCCAACATTATCGAACGCTGCTGCTTCCTCCAATTTCACTGGAAGTCCGTTCGATGCAGAGATGGGTTACGTCGAAGAACCGAACATTGCTAATAATGGGCAAAGCAATGGACGCTTGGGATTCGAACACTCTGTCGATCTTCATACTTACTGGACCTCATTCCTGTTGAACTAA